Proteins encoded within one genomic window of Planococcus sp. MB-3u-03:
- a CDS encoding EAL domain-containing protein, translating into MSVIFNDDTPTLQDTLEESIRERDFQFMYQPIVNIKNRGIGLEMLARWQHKGEWISPVLFIPVIEKERLISSFTELIIDQLIADFWKLKRELRQVKFFSLNISPFIFIYQEEDPFLSYLTSELKQHNISFSEICLEITESSMLDERAFKFLEDCNEKGFLIAIDDFGTGFSSLDYLIGTSFNVLKLDVALIRKLTDNPRKIAIVESVLYLARKLHIRVVAEGVETKEQYQLLKEIGVDDIQGYYLSRPLFLKDIIERESIFFIPS; encoded by the coding sequence TTGTCCGTAATATTTAATGATGACACGCCAACTTTACAGGATACGCTGGAAGAAAGTATTAGGGAGCGGGATTTTCAATTTATGTATCAACCGATCGTGAACATAAAGAACAGAGGTATAGGTTTGGAGATGTTGGCAAGGTGGCAGCACAAAGGTGAATGGATTTCGCCAGTATTGTTCATTCCTGTAATAGAAAAAGAAAGATTAATTTCAAGCTTTACGGAACTAATTATTGATCAGCTAATTGCTGACTTCTGGAAGTTGAAAAGAGAGCTCAGACAAGTGAAGTTCTTTTCTCTAAATATATCTCCATTCATCTTTATTTACCAAGAGGAAGATCCATTTTTATCGTATTTAACGAGTGAGTTGAAACAGCACAATATTTCATTTTCTGAAATTTGTTTGGAAATCACGGAATCATCAATGCTTGACGAACGTGCTTTCAAATTTTTAGAAGACTGTAATGAAAAAGGATTTCTAATTGCCATTGATGATTTTGGTACCGGTTTTTCTTCGCTGGACTATTTAATCGGAACTTCCTTCAACGTTCTAAAGCTTGATGTTGCGTTGATTCGCAAACTTACTGACAACCCGAGAAAGATTGCAATTGTTGAGTCCGTTCTATACTTAGCTCGTAAATTGCATATCCGCGTAGTGGCGGAAGGAGTAGAGACAAAAGAACAATATCAGCTATTGAAGGAAATAGGTGTTGACGATATACAGGGTTACTATTTGAGTAGACCATTGTTTTTAAAAGATATTATAGAGAGGGAATCCATTTTCTTCATTCCATCTTAA